The following are encoded in a window of Castanea sativa cultivar Marrone di Chiusa Pesio chromosome 5, ASM4071231v1 genomic DNA:
- the LOC142634714 gene encoding uncharacterized protein LOC142634714: protein MARTAQPWENSSSPYFLSSGANPGLSLVVQPLTEENYNTWSRAILISLDAKTKLGFIDGSILKPQSVDHPYYTAWCKCNDNSSWLLFNYVSKDLQPSIVYFNTQRCVD from the coding sequence ATGGCTCGTACTGCTCAACCTTGGGAAAATTCTTCCAGTCCATATTTCCTATCTAGTGGTGCTAATCCTGGTCTTTCATTGGTAGTTCAACCTCTTACTGAGGAGAATTATAACACTTGGAGTAGGGCAATCCTCATCTCTTTGGATGCCAAGACCAAATTAGGATTTATTGATGGCTCTATTCTTAAACCTCAATCTGTTGATCATCCCTATTACACAGCCTGGTGTAAATGCAACGACAACTCATCTTGGCTTTTGTTTAATTATGTTTCTAAGGATTTACAACCAAGTATAGTGTATTTCAATACCCAGAGATGTGTGGATTGA